The following proteins are encoded in a genomic region of Oncorhynchus tshawytscha isolate Ot180627B unplaced genomic scaffold, Otsh_v2.0 Un_contig_6540_pilon_pilon, whole genome shotgun sequence:
- the LOC121845397 gene encoding syntaxin-binding protein 4-like codes for MGCTVSPHLHPGEGVIQLISVARSSSLGITIGGGSNRPDGPAVFIQEVLSGGDCHRDGRLRPGDQLIAINKESLIGVTHEEAKSMVNKVKFSQEAVVEVAFIPGKGPFPNSTSLHNGVQRGVGNGYSSGRLKVHVRSPEIRTGEPAPLPSPSPDICPPDIHISGSASTQRTVLSAAKPKITLDPHIRLKSDKLDL; via the exons ATGGGTTGTACAGTCAGTCCTCACCT tcaCCCAGGAGAGGGTGTGATCCAGCTGATCTCTGTAGCCCGCTCCTCTAGTCTGGGCATCACCATCGGCGGAGGCTCCAATAGACCGGACGGCCCTGCGGTCTTCATCCAAGAGGTTCTGTCTGGGGGAGACTGCCACAGG GATGGGCGCCTGAGGCCAGGGGATCAGCTCATTGCCATCAACAAGGAGTCCTTGATAGGTGTGACCCACGAGGAGGCTAAGAGCATGGTCAACAAGGTCAAATTCAG TCAAGAGGCGGTGGTGGAGGTTGCTTTCATCCCTGGTAAAGGTCCGTTCCCCAACAGCACGTCTTTACACAATGGTGTCCAGCGTGGCGTTGGCAACGGGTACAGCTCCGGGCGCTTAAAAGTCCACGTCAGATCACCAGAG ATCCGTACGGGGGAACCTGCCCCACTGCCTTCTCCCTCCCCTGACATCTGCCCTCCAGATATACACATTTCAG GCTCGGCCTCCACCCAGAGAACAGTGTTGTCTGCAGCCAAACCCAAGATCACCCTGGACCCTCACATACGCCTCAAGTCTGATAAACTGGACCTG